Proteins encoded in a region of the Pseudomonas denitrificans (nom. rej.) genome:
- a CDS encoding PAS domain-containing protein yields the protein MHNEVVDKLPDMAWTASVEGRLESVNQAWRLYAGRAPDALGEHAWQALVHPDDLPALQHAWSAIRQSGVAHDLQARLRRHDGVYRRFLLRARPLTNDLGEPTGWCGQSIDIEDLLPAPPLTVTRETQDLIDSIPALISLMTPTGELECVNRHNREYLGASFDELRRWTSSDTIHPEDLPCALAAWKHSVASGDPYNFQQRVRGADGIYRWFHVRGLPHRDAEGRIQRWFVLKVDIDEQRRDQALIAQAQKSLAQALEEVSVSEDRLRTLIDAVPGFVWRTDPGGSVEFLNQRWFDYTGMTPESAAGVGWMTALHPEDAPALGVYWQGLLEAGSAGEFEARLRRFDGSYRWFLIRAVPQLDAAGRVLKWYGGNTDIHVRKRAELLLAGEKRLLGLMAGGCALPQVLETLCQLVEANLEGSRCAITLVAPRHGRLPEATLRLQAGAAPHLPTSMYGGTDGQPVDALSSPQAQAVLGNATVQIDDLDGETRWPAWRQHAQACGLRALAAIPVVSNHGEVSGILSVYFGQPQKVAENQCALISQFTHLASIAIDRARSEAALRQSEAFLAKAQRISLTGTFSWRVDNDEIAWSEEIYRLLDLQPGLTPGFDLIFSRIHPDDRATVEAMLRRQRRDGCDFEHEHRLLLPSGAVRHVHLVAQATREADGALLYIATAQDVTQRRLAEETLHRTRAELAHVARVASLGALTASIAHEVNQPLSGIITNASTCLRMLGAQTPNLEGARETARRTIRDGNRAADVIKRLRALFARHETVSEQVDLNEATREVIAMLHNELQRHGVTVLPTLQEGLPAVSGDRVQLQQVILNLILNAIDALDEVHDRPRQLRISTGHDLDASIFLAVRDNGAGFAPEDAGRLFDAFFSTKQSGMGIGLWVSRSIIEHHAGRVWATTHDGPGSTFIFALPQALKPAPTSHDQPTEIC from the coding sequence ATGCACAACGAAGTCGTCGACAAGCTGCCCGACATGGCGTGGACCGCCAGCGTCGAAGGCCGCCTGGAAAGCGTCAACCAGGCCTGGCGCCTCTATGCCGGGCGCGCCCCCGACGCCCTCGGCGAGCATGCCTGGCAGGCGCTGGTGCATCCCGACGACCTGCCGGCGCTGCAGCACGCCTGGAGCGCCATCCGCCAGTCCGGCGTCGCCCATGACCTGCAGGCCCGCCTGCGCCGGCACGACGGTGTCTATCGCCGCTTCCTGCTGCGCGCCCGCCCGCTCACCAATGACCTCGGCGAGCCCACCGGCTGGTGCGGCCAGAGCATCGACATCGAGGACCTGCTGCCGGCGCCGCCCCTGACCGTGACGCGCGAGACACAGGACCTGATCGACAGCATTCCCGCACTGATCTCGCTGATGACGCCCACCGGCGAGCTGGAGTGCGTCAACCGGCACAACCGCGAGTACCTCGGCGCCAGCTTCGATGAGCTGCGACGCTGGACCAGCTCCGACACCATCCACCCCGAAGACCTGCCCTGCGCGCTGGCCGCCTGGAAGCACTCGGTGGCCAGCGGCGATCCGTACAACTTCCAGCAGCGGGTGCGCGGCGCGGACGGCATCTACCGCTGGTTCCACGTGCGCGGCCTGCCCCACCGCGATGCCGAGGGGCGTATTCAGCGCTGGTTCGTGCTGAAGGTGGACATCGACGAACAGCGGCGCGACCAGGCCTTGATCGCCCAGGCGCAGAAGTCGCTGGCCCAGGCACTGGAAGAGGTCAGCGTTTCCGAGGACCGCCTGCGCACCCTGATCGACGCCGTGCCCGGCTTCGTCTGGCGCACCGATCCGGGCGGCAGCGTGGAGTTCCTCAACCAGCGCTGGTTCGACTACACCGGCATGACCCCGGAAAGCGCCGCCGGCGTTGGCTGGATGACCGCCCTGCACCCCGAGGATGCGCCGGCACTGGGCGTCTACTGGCAGGGCCTGCTGGAAGCGGGCAGCGCCGGCGAGTTCGAAGCGCGCCTGCGCCGCTTCGACGGCAGCTACCGCTGGTTCCTCATCCGCGCGGTGCCCCAGCTGGACGCGGCTGGCCGCGTGCTGAAATGGTACGGCGGCAACACCGACATCCATGTGCGCAAGCGCGCCGAGCTGCTGCTGGCCGGCGAAAAACGCCTGCTCGGCCTGATGGCCGGCGGCTGCGCCCTGCCGCAGGTGCTGGAAACCCTTTGCCAACTGGTGGAAGCCAACCTCGAGGGCAGCCGCTGCGCCATCACCCTGGTCGCGCCGCGCCATGGCCGCTTGCCGGAAGCGACGCTGCGCCTGCAGGCCGGCGCCGCACCGCACCTGCCGACTTCGATGTATGGCGGCACGGACGGCCAGCCGGTGGACGCGCTCAGCAGCCCGCAAGCGCAAGCCGTGCTCGGAAACGCCACCGTGCAGATCGACGACCTGGACGGCGAAACGCGCTGGCCCGCCTGGCGGCAACACGCGCAGGCTTGCGGGCTGCGCGCGCTGGCGGCGATCCCGGTGGTGTCCAACCACGGCGAAGTGAGCGGCATCCTCTCGGTCTATTTCGGCCAGCCCCAGAAGGTGGCCGAAAACCAGTGCGCGCTCATTTCGCAGTTCACCCACCTCGCCAGCATCGCCATCGACCGCGCGCGCAGCGAGGCGGCCCTGCGCCAGAGCGAAGCCTTCCTGGCCAAGGCCCAGCGTATCAGCCTCACCGGCACCTTCTCCTGGCGCGTGGATAACGACGAGATCGCCTGGTCGGAAGAAATCTACCGGCTCCTCGACCTGCAGCCGGGCCTGACGCCGGGCTTCGATCTGATCTTCTCGCGCATCCACCCGGACGACCGCGCCACGGTGGAAGCCATGCTCAGGCGCCAGCGCCGCGACGGCTGCGACTTCGAGCATGAACACCGGCTGCTGCTCCCCAGCGGCGCCGTGCGCCACGTCCACCTGGTCGCCCAGGCCACCCGCGAAGCCGACGGCGCGCTGCTGTACATCGCCACGGCGCAGGACGTCACCCAGCGCCGCCTCGCCGAGGAAACCCTGCACCGGACCCGCGCCGAACTGGCCCATGTCGCCCGCGTCGCCAGCCTGGGCGCGCTGACTGCGTCCATCGCCCATGAGGTCAACCAGCCGCTGTCGGGCATCATCACCAATGCCAGCACCTGCCTGCGCATGCTGGGTGCGCAAACCCCCAACCTGGAAGGTGCTCGGGAAACCGCGCGGCGCACCATCCGCGACGGCAACCGCGCGGCGGATGTGATCAAGCGCCTGCGCGCCCTGTTCGCCCGCCACGAAACGGTCAGCGAACAGGTGGACCTGAACGAGGCCACGCGGGAAGTCATCGCCATGCTGCACAACGAGCTGCAGCGCCACGGTGTCACGGTACTGCCCACGCTGCAGGAAGGGTTGCCCGCCGTGAGCGGCGACCGCGTGCAGCTGCAACAGGTGATCCTCAACCTCATCCTCAATGCCATCGATGCGCTGGACGAAGTGCACGACCGCCCGCGCCAGCTGCGCATCAGCACCGGCCATGACCTGGACGCGAGCATCTTCCTGGCGGTCCGCGACAACGGCGCGGGCTTCGCGCCGGAGGACGCCGGGCGCCTGTTCGATGCCTTCTTCAGCACCAAGCAGTCGGGCATGGGCATCGGCCTGTGGGTCAGCCGCTCGATCATCGAGCACCACGCCGGCCGGGTCTGGGCTACCACCCACGACGGGCCGGGCTCCACCTTCATCTTCGCGCTGCCGCAGGCACTGAAGCCGGCACCGACCAGCCACGACCAACCGACGGAGATCTGCTGA
- a CDS encoding DMT family transporter: MTSKTSATALAAANNPRLGIALCLLSMLIFACQDGITKVLVRHLPVAELVMVRYWVFVLFALIVCRSQGGVRAASRSASPWQQVVRALLGVGEIAIFGLALRYLELAETHALYAVFPLMTLGLARVFLGERMVGRQWLAAAVGFGGTLLILRPGMGVFEPAALIPLAAALTFAFFNILSRRISQTDSFATTTLYMAVVGAVAATSAGLPAWVTPTLHEAMLMSIVAVSGVIAQLLLIQALKYAQASTLQPFNYSLLAFATLIGLIVFGETPTLWTITGALLILLAGLYSIRPKG, encoded by the coding sequence ATGACCAGCAAGACCTCGGCCACCGCGCTGGCCGCTGCGAACAATCCGCGCCTGGGCATCGCCCTGTGCCTGCTGTCGATGCTCATCTTCGCCTGCCAGGACGGCATCACCAAGGTGCTGGTCCGCCACTTGCCGGTGGCCGAACTGGTGATGGTGCGCTACTGGGTGTTCGTGCTGTTCGCGCTCATCGTCTGTCGCTCCCAGGGCGGCGTGCGCGCGGCCAGCCGCAGCGCCAGTCCCTGGCAGCAGGTGGTCCGCGCGTTGCTGGGCGTAGGCGAGATCGCCATCTTCGGCCTGGCCCTGCGCTATCTCGAACTGGCCGAGACCCACGCGCTCTACGCGGTGTTCCCGCTGATGACGCTGGGCCTGGCGAGGGTGTTTCTCGGTGAGCGGATGGTCGGCCGGCAATGGCTGGCGGCGGCGGTGGGTTTTGGCGGTACGCTGCTGATCCTGCGCCCCGGCATGGGCGTGTTCGAGCCCGCGGCGCTGATCCCGCTGGCGGCGGCGCTGACCTTCGCCTTCTTCAACATCCTCTCGCGGCGTATCAGCCAGACCGACTCCTTCGCCACCACCACCCTGTACATGGCCGTGGTCGGCGCCGTGGCGGCCACCTCCGCCGGGCTTCCCGCGTGGGTCACGCCGACGCTCCACGAAGCGATGCTGATGTCGATCGTCGCCGTCTCCGGGGTGATCGCTCAGCTGCTGCTGATCCAGGCGCTGAAGTACGCCCAGGCCTCGACGCTGCAGCCGTTCAACTACTCGCTGCTGGCCTTCGCCACGCTGATCGGCCTCATCGTCTTCGGCGAGACGCCGACCCTCTGGACCATCACCGGCGCGCTGCTGATCCTGCTGGCGGGGTTGTATTCGATCCGGCCGAAAGGTTAG
- a CDS encoding organic hydroperoxide resistance protein, which yields MQSIEKVLYTARVHTRGGRDGEARSDDGRLQVRLTPPGAPGEGSNPEQLFAAGWSACFIGALRHAANARKQEFPADTTVDAEVELVHGEQGFFLRAHLAVHLPGLDPELAQRLLDAAQQSCPYSKALRGNVAVTLSLC from the coding sequence ATGCAGTCGATCGAGAAGGTTCTCTACACCGCCCGCGTGCATACCCGTGGCGGCCGTGATGGTGAAGCACGCAGTGATGATGGTCGGTTGCAGGTTCGGCTGACGCCACCGGGAGCACCGGGGGAGGGCAGCAACCCCGAGCAGTTGTTCGCCGCTGGCTGGTCGGCCTGTTTCATCGGCGCGCTGCGGCATGCCGCGAATGCGCGCAAGCAGGAGTTCCCGGCGGACACGACGGTGGATGCCGAGGTGGAGCTGGTGCACGGCGAGCAGGGTTTCTTCCTGCGGGCCCACCTGGCGGTCCACCTGCCGGGGCTGGACCCTGAACTGGCGCAGCGGCTGCTGGATGCCGCACAGCAGAGTTGCCCCTACTCGAAAGCGCTGCGGGGCAATGTCGCCGTCACCCTGAGCCTGTGCTGA
- a CDS encoding response regulator transcription factor codes for METRPKPEATPIVYVVDDDISVRESLELLIRSAGWQPVLFDAATAFLDEPPSQTPSCLVLDVNLPDLNGLDLQSSVAGARPAMPIIFITGYGDVPLTVRAMKAGAVEFLTKPFDSDTLLQAITDALEHSRAALGQQSRLDALRQAYALLTSREREVLEMVVAGRLNKQVAADLGISEITVKAHRGRVMRKMQARTLPDLVNMAALLAIGPAESR; via the coding sequence ATGGAAACCCGGCCCAAGCCAGAGGCGACACCCATCGTCTACGTGGTCGACGACGACATCTCGGTGCGCGAGTCACTGGAATTGCTGATCCGCTCGGCTGGCTGGCAGCCGGTGCTGTTCGACGCCGCCACGGCCTTTCTCGACGAGCCGCCAAGCCAAACGCCCAGTTGCCTGGTGCTGGACGTCAACCTGCCGGACCTCAACGGCCTCGACCTGCAAAGCAGCGTGGCCGGTGCGCGCCCGGCGATGCCGATCATCTTCATCACCGGCTACGGCGACGTACCGCTCACCGTGCGCGCGATGAAAGCCGGCGCGGTGGAGTTCCTCACCAAGCCGTTCGACAGCGATACGCTGCTGCAGGCCATCACCGACGCCCTGGAACACAGTCGCGCAGCGCTCGGCCAGCAGTCCCGCCTCGACGCCCTGCGCCAGGCTTACGCCCTGCTCACCAGCCGCGAGCGGGAAGTGCTGGAGATGGTGGTGGCCGGCCGCCTGAACAAGCAGGTTGCCGCCGACCTGGGCATCAGCGAGATCACCGTGAAGGCGCACCGTGGCCGGGTCATGCGCAAGATGCAGGCGCGCACGCTGCCGGACCTGGTGAACATGGCGGCATTGCTCGCCATCGGGCCGGCCGAGAGCCGCTGA
- a CDS encoding creatininase family protein, with amino-acid sequence MLLPLCTWSEIEQFLGRSRTIVIPIGSNEQHGPIGLLGTDWMCPEIIAHEAQKSADILIAPTFNIGMAQHHLGFPGTITLRPSTFIAAICDWVNSLAAHGFEKILFLNGHGGNVASIEAAFSELYAQASFARRPAGFALKLCNWWDLEGVGELANRQFPKGHGIHATPSEIAVTQWAYPQHIKSAEYSPPIANWGPIREAADFRARHPDGRMGSDPGLATPEKGRELVMLAALGLVQAVEAFSGEPSPF; translated from the coding sequence ATGCTCCTACCCCTTTGCACCTGGTCCGAAATCGAGCAATTCCTTGGCCGCAGCCGGACCATCGTCATCCCCATCGGCTCCAACGAGCAGCACGGCCCCATCGGCCTGCTGGGGACCGACTGGATGTGCCCGGAAATCATCGCCCACGAAGCGCAGAAGTCGGCGGACATCCTCATCGCGCCGACCTTCAACATCGGCATGGCGCAGCATCACCTGGGCTTTCCCGGCACCATCACGCTGCGCCCCTCGACCTTCATCGCCGCCATCTGCGACTGGGTGAATTCCCTGGCTGCCCACGGCTTCGAGAAAATCCTCTTCCTCAATGGCCACGGCGGCAACGTCGCCTCCATCGAGGCTGCCTTCTCCGAGCTCTACGCCCAGGCCAGCTTCGCCCGCCGCCCGGCCGGCTTCGCCCTGAAGCTGTGCAACTGGTGGGACCTGGAAGGCGTCGGCGAGCTGGCCAACCGGCAGTTCCCCAAGGGCCATGGCATTCACGCCACGCCTTCGGAGATCGCCGTGACCCAGTGGGCCTATCCGCAGCACATCAAGTCGGCCGAGTACTCGCCGCCGATCGCCAACTGGGGCCCGATCCGCGAAGCGGCGGACTTCCGCGCGCGCCATCCGGACGGCCGCATGGGCTCCGATCCGGGCCTTGCCACGCCGGAGAAGGGGCGCGAGCTGGTGATGCTCGCCGCCCTCGGACTGGTGCAGGCGGTCGAGGCCTTCAGCGGGGAACCCTCGCCGTTCTGA
- a CDS encoding LysR family transcriptional regulator, translating into MSRYREMQAFDAVARSGSLAAGARRLELSTATVMRLVAALESRLQCELLLRGPRGVELSASGEAFAASCRQILQGIDEAEGSLDGLQAHPAGQLNLTLPLLMADRLFAPIALDYLAAFPDVRLVSRHREDLPRLLEDGIDVALVIGTLPDSSGFALPVGTVRPVICASPDYLTRHGVPQAPEDLKAHRIIVAGSQGAVSEWRFRHQGAPRSVRFSPKLACSTTHAAIRAASLGLGLTRCMSHEAHAELSSGDLQVVLQDYAAPGLPVQLIYREGRRAAARVRTFLDFVVPRLRAHPALRG; encoded by the coding sequence GTGAGCCGCTACCGGGAAATGCAGGCGTTCGACGCCGTGGCGCGCTCTGGCAGCCTCGCCGCGGGCGCGCGTCGGCTGGAGCTGTCCACCGCGACGGTGATGCGCCTGGTTGCCGCTTTGGAGTCCCGCCTGCAATGCGAGTTGCTGCTGCGCGGCCCGCGTGGGGTCGAGCTGAGCGCCAGTGGCGAAGCCTTCGCCGCCAGTTGCCGGCAGATTCTCCAGGGTATCGATGAGGCGGAAGGCTCGCTCGACGGCTTGCAGGCCCACCCTGCCGGGCAGTTGAACCTGACATTGCCGCTGCTGATGGCCGACCGCCTCTTCGCGCCCATCGCGCTGGATTACCTGGCGGCCTTTCCTGATGTACGCCTGGTCAGCCGTCACCGCGAGGACCTGCCGCGTCTGCTGGAAGACGGCATCGATGTGGCGCTGGTGATAGGCACCTTGCCCGACTCGTCCGGCTTCGCCTTGCCGGTGGGCACGGTGCGGCCGGTGATCTGCGCATCGCCCGACTACCTCACGCGCCATGGCGTGCCGCAGGCGCCGGAGGACCTCAAGGCGCACCGCATCATCGTCGCCGGGAGCCAGGGCGCTGTCAGCGAATGGCGCTTCCGTCATCAGGGCGCGCCGCGTTCGGTACGCTTCTCACCGAAACTGGCGTGCAGCACCACCCACGCGGCAATCCGCGCTGCCAGCCTGGGGCTCGGGCTGACCCGCTGCATGAGCCACGAGGCCCATGCCGAACTGAGCAGCGGCGACCTGCAGGTGGTGTTGCAGGACTACGCGGCGCCAGGGTTGCCGGTGCAGCTGATCTACCGCGAAGGCCGCCGCGCGGCAGCGCGGGTGCGTACCTTCCTCGATTTCGTGGTGCCGCGCCTGCGGGCGCATCCGGCGTTGCGCGGGTAG
- a CDS encoding LysR family transcriptional regulator: MDRFQEMTVLLAVAEAGSFAAGAKQLGLSPPSVTRAIAALEQRLGTLLLARSTRSVRLTEAGQRYVEDCRRILQELEEAEELASGSALRPRGNLTVTAPVLFGELYLIPLIAGYLDAHPEVTVNALLVDRVVNMLDEGIDVAVRIGQLPEGSLTALKVGEIRPVVCASPAFLERHGRPQHPNELLDAPVVMAATSVLLTDWQFVTADGPLTLRPPSRFVVSSNNAAIHAARLGGGFTRVLSYQAAEAVARGELEIVLDEFATAPLPIHLLYQDSTRLPAKVRSFVTHCAERLRADPALQATQP, from the coding sequence ATGGACAGGTTTCAGGAAATGACAGTGCTGCTGGCCGTGGCCGAAGCCGGCAGCTTTGCCGCTGGCGCCAAGCAGCTGGGCCTGTCGCCGCCCAGCGTGACCCGCGCCATCGCCGCGCTGGAGCAGCGCCTGGGTACCCTGCTGCTGGCCCGCAGCACCCGCAGCGTGCGGCTGACCGAGGCCGGCCAGCGCTATGTCGAGGACTGCCGGCGCATCCTCCAGGAACTGGAAGAAGCCGAGGAGCTGGCCTCCGGCAGCGCCCTGCGCCCGCGTGGCAACCTGACAGTGACCGCCCCGGTGCTGTTCGGCGAGCTGTACCTGATCCCGCTGATCGCCGGCTACCTGGACGCCCATCCCGAGGTGACGGTCAACGCGCTGCTGGTGGATCGCGTGGTGAACATGCTCGACGAGGGCATCGACGTGGCCGTGCGTATCGGCCAACTGCCCGAGGGCAGCCTGACCGCGCTGAAAGTCGGCGAAATCCGCCCGGTGGTCTGTGCCTCCCCGGCCTTTCTCGAGCGCCACGGCCGCCCGCAGCACCCCAACGAACTGCTCGACGCGCCGGTGGTGATGGCCGCCACCAGCGTGCTGCTCACCGACTGGCAGTTCGTCACCGCGGACGGCCCGCTGACCCTGCGCCCACCGTCGCGTTTCGTGGTCAGCTCGAACAACGCCGCCATCCACGCCGCGCGCCTGGGCGGCGGCTTTACCCGCGTCCTCTCCTACCAGGCTGCCGAGGCCGTGGCGCGTGGCGAGCTGGAGATCGTCCTCGACGAGTTCGCCACGGCGCCATTGCCGATCCACCTGCTTTATCAGGACAGCACGCGGCTGCCGGCGAAGGTTCGCAGCTTCGTCACGCATTGCGCGGAACGCCTGCGCGCCGACCCGGCCCTGCAAGCCACACAGCCGTGA
- a CDS encoding ATP-binding protein produces MESAADDLSSSLKTPVEFGPFRVVPGKRLLTRDAQPMDIGGRAFDLLVALLEKPGRVLSKRELLKRVWPDMVVEEGSLRFHMTGLRRALGDGEDGARYIATQVGVGYAFVAPVNLGSEAVSAAPPVMSMGEGVGSLPPRVKLIGREADVQMILQRLREPRLFTIVGTGGVGKTSLANEVGHRLAAERRQAVRFIDLAQIEDEQLVASALAASVGVPVQSEDPLAVLLAHLRGQDLLLIVDNCEHVVDVVSALAERIRDAAPGVGLLATSREPLRARDEEAHWLGPLDFPEDPQGLPAEDLLAFPAVRLFVERAEAANASLQLQDGDADLIADMCRRLGGMALPIELAAVRVAIHGVKATHSLLGERFSLGWSGRRTAQPRHQTLRAMLDWSYGLLSGSEKLVFDRLSVFVGPFSQEAAAQVVADARIDALEAAAILDELTAKGLVAVDRSEAATAYRLLEMTRAFAREKAAAHGHEEAHALAFRHAAYYLWLLEQLGSVPEVIYAGCARLASQLGNVRSALEWSFGPQGDPGLALPLAAASAPLFLHYSLQVECRTWCARATELLELGYFGTPTEMELQAALGLVLMFTRGNSEAAGKALLRALEIAEALGDHWAELRVLGRLQIFYERIGDFASSLAWAERAVLVGDTLGEPEAVAVAASLAGISHHLLGDQQRAREELEKSLRNSLPSERSRTLHYGFDHHNRTGLALARTLWLLGCADQSRRWADQVEAEAAELNHPATHCIALVWTLCIHLWTGELDKAERSLATFSRIAEANAFAPYQAATPGLRAAIAIRREQPGDAVRQLEESLTRLHGMRYELLTTSFEIALAEGLILAGEHRRALGVARRCIAHCRSSGDAYALPELMRIEAQIIAALGEEGDQAVERVLQESLAMAGEQGAFAWVLRSSLDLARLRAKQGDVAQALALLEACQPEEGLDTLDVCQLEALRRALGATA; encoded by the coding sequence GTGGAGTCCGCAGCGGACGATCTGTCCTCCTCACTCAAAACGCCGGTCGAATTCGGCCCGTTCCGGGTCGTGCCCGGCAAGCGCCTGCTCACCCGTGATGCGCAGCCGATGGATATCGGCGGGCGAGCCTTCGACCTGCTGGTCGCCCTGCTGGAAAAGCCCGGTCGCGTGCTCTCCAAGCGTGAACTGCTCAAGCGCGTGTGGCCCGACATGGTGGTGGAAGAGGGCAGCCTGCGCTTCCACATGACCGGCCTGCGCCGCGCCCTGGGCGACGGCGAGGACGGCGCGCGCTACATCGCCACCCAGGTGGGTGTCGGCTATGCCTTCGTCGCACCGGTGAATCTTGGTAGCGAAGCGGTGTCGGCAGCGCCGCCGGTAATGAGCATGGGCGAAGGTGTCGGCAGCTTGCCGCCGCGGGTGAAGCTGATCGGCCGCGAGGCCGATGTGCAGATGATCCTGCAGCGCCTGCGCGAGCCCCGCCTGTTCACCATCGTCGGCACCGGCGGAGTCGGCAAGACCAGCCTGGCCAACGAGGTGGGCCACCGACTGGCCGCCGAACGCCGGCAGGCCGTGCGCTTCATCGACCTGGCGCAAATCGAGGATGAGCAGCTGGTGGCCTCGGCGCTGGCCGCCTCGGTGGGTGTGCCGGTGCAGTCCGAGGACCCGCTGGCGGTGCTGCTGGCGCACCTCCGGGGCCAGGACCTGCTGCTGATCGTCGACAACTGCGAGCACGTGGTGGACGTGGTGTCCGCGCTGGCCGAGCGTATTCGCGATGCCGCTCCCGGCGTCGGCCTGCTGGCCACCAGCCGCGAGCCGCTGCGCGCGCGGGACGAAGAGGCGCACTGGCTGGGCCCGCTGGATTTCCCCGAAGACCCGCAAGGCTTGCCGGCAGAAGATTTGCTGGCGTTCCCCGCCGTGCGGCTGTTCGTCGAGCGCGCCGAGGCCGCCAACGCCTCGCTGCAACTGCAGGACGGCGACGCCGACCTGATTGCCGACATGTGCCGGCGCCTGGGTGGCATGGCCTTGCCCATCGAGCTGGCGGCGGTCCGGGTGGCCATCCATGGAGTGAAGGCCACCCATTCGCTGCTGGGCGAACGCTTCTCCCTGGGCTGGTCCGGCCGGCGCACCGCGCAGCCGCGCCACCAGACGCTGCGCGCCATGCTGGACTGGAGCTACGGCCTTTTGTCCGGCAGCGAGAAACTGGTGTTCGACCGCCTTTCGGTCTTCGTCGGGCCGTTCTCCCAGGAGGCGGCCGCGCAGGTCGTTGCCGATGCACGGATCGATGCGCTGGAAGCGGCTGCCATCCTCGATGAGCTGACCGCCAAGGGACTCGTGGCGGTGGACCGCAGCGAGGCCGCCACGGCCTATCGATTGCTGGAAATGACCCGCGCCTTCGCCCGCGAAAAGGCTGCTGCCCATGGCCATGAGGAGGCGCACGCCCTGGCCTTCCGTCACGCCGCCTATTACCTGTGGTTGCTGGAGCAACTGGGTAGCGTGCCCGAGGTCATCTACGCAGGCTGTGCGCGTCTGGCCAGCCAGCTGGGCAACGTGCGCAGCGCGCTGGAGTGGAGCTTCGGCCCGCAGGGCGACCCTGGCCTCGCCCTGCCGCTGGCAGCGGCCAGCGCGCCGCTGTTCCTGCACTATTCACTGCAGGTGGAGTGCCGTACCTGGTGCGCTCGGGCCACCGAGTTGCTGGAGCTGGGCTACTTCGGCACGCCCACCGAAATGGAGCTGCAGGCGGCTCTCGGGCTGGTGCTGATGTTCACCCGCGGCAACAGCGAGGCGGCCGGCAAGGCCCTGCTTCGCGCGCTGGAAATCGCCGAGGCGCTGGGCGACCACTGGGCCGAACTGCGGGTGCTCGGGCGCCTGCAGATCTTCTACGAACGCATCGGTGACTTCGCCTCTTCGCTGGCCTGGGCGGAGCGCGCGGTGCTGGTCGGCGATACTCTGGGCGAGCCGGAAGCGGTGGCCGTGGCTGCCTCGCTTGCCGGTATCTCCCATCACCTGTTGGGCGACCAGCAGCGGGCGCGCGAGGAGCTGGAAAAGTCCCTGCGCAACAGCCTGCCTTCCGAACGCAGCCGCACGTTGCACTATGGCTTCGACCACCACAACCGCACGGGCCTCGCCCTGGCGCGCACGCTCTGGCTGCTGGGTTGCGCCGACCAGTCGCGGCGCTGGGCGGACCAGGTGGAAGCCGAGGCGGCGGAGCTCAATCATCCGGCCACCCATTGCATCGCCCTGGTGTGGACGCTGTGCATCCATCTCTGGACCGGCGAGCTGGACAAGGCTGAGCGCAGCCTGGCGACCTTCAGCCGGATCGCCGAGGCCAACGCCTTCGCCCCCTATCAGGCCGCGACCCCGGGCCTGCGCGCGGCCATCGCCATTCGCCGCGAACAACCCGGCGACGCGGTGCGCCAACTGGAAGAAAGCCTCACGCGTCTGCACGGCATGCGCTACGAGTTGCTGACCACCTCCTTCGAGATCGCCCTGGCCGAAGGCCTGATCCTTGCCGGCGAACACCGCCGCGCGCTGGGCGTGGCGCGGCGCTGCATCGCGCACTGCCGTAGCAGCGGCGATGCCTATGCCTTGCCGGAGCTGATGCGTATCGAGGCGCAGATCATCGCTGCGCTGGGCGAGGAGGGGGATCAGGCGGTGGAGCGTGTTCTCCAGGAATCGCTGGCGATGGCTGGTGAACAGGGCGCGTTCGCCTGGGTCTTGCGTTCGAGCCTGGACCTGGCACGGCTGCGCGCGAAGCAAGGGGATGTGGCCCAAGCGCTGGCGCTGCTGGAAGCCTGCCAGCCCGAAGAAGGCCTGGACACGCTCGACGTCTGCCAGCTGGAAGCTTTGCGGCGGGCGCTGGGCGCTACCGCCTGA
- a CDS encoding response regulator transcription factor, with translation MATPLLVSVVDDDESVRESLPDLLREFGFEVNAFSCAEDFLASDALLRTRCLILDVSMPGMSGPQLQKELAARAIPVPIIFITAYSDATTCPRLIAQGAVACLLKPFSEAELLKALSAALPVG, from the coding sequence ATGGCCACGCCCCTGCTCGTGTCGGTGGTCGATGACGACGAATCGGTGCGCGAATCCCTGCCGGACCTGCTGCGCGAGTTCGGCTTCGAGGTGAACGCGTTCTCCTGCGCGGAGGACTTCCTCGCCTCGGACGCCCTGCTGCGCACCCGCTGCCTGATCCTCGACGTGTCGATGCCGGGCATGAGCGGGCCGCAGCTGCAGAAGGAGCTGGCCGCGCGCGCGATCCCCGTACCGATCATCTTCATCACCGCCTACAGCGACGCGACCACCTGCCCGCGCCTGATTGCCCAGGGCGCGGTGGCCTGCCTGCTCAAGCCGTTCAGCGAAGCGGAACTGCTCAAGGCGCTCAGCGCCGCCCTGCCGGTCGGCTGA